The genomic DNA CCGGCGCGTCCTTCAGACCGGCGAGAAGGGCTTGGGCCCCAACCGCCGCGCGGGAAACGCCGCCTTTCATGGGGTCACCGGCTCGGCGGTGGTCGCCACCCCCAGTTCCCGCAGCAGGTCACGGGCCACGCGGCGAACGTCGTCGGTGATGTCGGCGGTCGGCTTGTGCTTGACCAGGGGCTTGCGGGCGCGCTGCGCGTCCATCATGAGCACACTGTCCCGGATCGGGCTGGAAACAGGGGCCACGGCAGCGTACTCCTGCATCATGGCCAGCATGTCCTTGTACACATTGGTGGTCGACCGCACGCGGTTGGGAATGAACATGCGGATGCCCAGCCCGGGCGCGTAGGGCCGCGCACCTTTAACCAGCTTGACGATCTTGTCCAGGTTCTCGAACCCTTTGTCACCACTGATGGGCACGATCAGGTGGTCGGCGGCCGACACGGCGGCGTTGAGCAGCGGGGTGATCCCGGGCTTGGTGTCGATCAGGATGAAGTCGTACAGGGGCGCAATGTCGTCGACCGCTTCGCGCAGGTTGCCCATCTTGGTGAGGTCCGCGCCGATCTTCTGATCGGCCTCGTACAGGGCGTCATTGGACACCCAGACGTCCACCCCAAAGATCTGAAGGGGCGGGCCCAATCGCGGCTGGTCGTCGTTCTCGAACGCACTCAGAATGGTGTGCTCGCGCTGGTACCCCGGCAGTTCCGCGCGCTCCAGACCGTCCACCGGGTCGTGGAATCCGAGGTTCTTGGTCAGGGAGCCCTGAGGGTCGGAGTCGATCAGCGCCACCTTAAAGCCCTGATCGGCGAGGGTCAGGGCCAGTTCGCGCGTGATGGACGTCTTGCCTTCTCCGCCCGAAATGTTGCTGACGACGATGCGGTGTGCCATGTACTGCTCCTTTGTGATTGGGTGGGCGTCCAGGCGCAGGAGCGCCTGATAGTCGGCGAGCGGCACCAGCGCAGCAACGGGGTCGGTGTAACGCTCAATCAGGACGCGCTCTCCACGCTCCACCCGTTGCAGGACGTCTGCGAGCGCGGCCCGAAGGTCACGCGTTTTCACGGCGTGAGGCGTCTTCGGCGTTGGCATAGCGGTATCTTAAAAAAAGATGTACATCTTTTGCAAGACAAGAGGTACATCTTTTCGGCGCAGCCGCACGCGGTGCCCTACCGTCCGAGTGACCCAGTTCGGCCGTCTCTCTGCTGGCCGGGCGCCGACTTTGGGACCAGTCACTGCTTGGGCACCCATTCTTGGATTACCGTGTAGGAAGGAGGCAGCGCGTGACGACCCGGGCGATTCCAGCGCACTTCACAGCTGAGCAGGAGCATTTCATGACCGTCGTCCGCGACACGGGGCGGCATGTCTTCTTGCGCGCCACCGCCGGCGCCGGGAAAACCACCACCCTGGTCGAAGCCGCCTGGCACCTGGGGCGCGGCGTGTACTTCGCCTACAACAAGCACGCGGTCAGCGACCTGCAGGCCCGGCTTCCACCCCGGATGCGGGCCATGACCCTGCACGCCCACGGGTACCGCCTCCTGCACGACGTCGCCTCGGGCCCAGTCCAGCTGCACGACGACAAAGCCCGGCAGGTCGCGGCCCTGACCGTCACGGGGACGCGCAAGGTGTTGAGCGCGGCCGCGCGCGCCTGGAGCATCGCCCGTGAGGAACACTGGCTGACCCTGGACGACACCCAGGCCCAACAGCTTGCCGACCGCGCCGAGTGGGAAGGCAGACCCGAGGTGCTGGTCACCCTCATTCCGGCGATGCACGAGGTCGGCGGGCGCCTGTGGGAGGCGCAGCGCCTGGCCGACTTCACCGACATGCTGTGGCTGCCCGCCACGAGAGGGTACGGCGCCGCCTCGGTGCCGCTGGCCCTGGTGGACGAGGCCCAGGACCTGACCCCGCTGCGCCAGCAGTATGTGCTGCACCTTCTGGGGCTCACGGGGCATCACGACCGCCCCGGGCGCCTGATCTTCGTCGGGGACAGCGACCAGGCGATCTACGTCTGGAGCGGCGCAGACCGGGAGGCGCTGAGCCGCCTGAAACACGCTGTGGACGCAGTCGAACTGCCCCTGAGCGTGTCCTTCCGCTGCCCGCAGGAGGTGGTGCGCTACGCGCGGGCCCACAGCGACTTTATTCGGCCCGCACCGGGCGCCAACCCCGGCCGCGTCGAGCACATCAGCGCGGAGGGCGCCACCTACACGCGGGGCGACGTGGTGCTGTGCCGCACCAACGCGCCCCTGATTCGTCTGGCCCTGGAGTTGATGGCCAAGGACGTCAGCGTGGCGGTCACTGGCCGCGACCTGGCCCAGCGGCTCAGGGAGGGGCTGGAAGGAACCTTACCCGCCCAGGGCCCGTTTGCCAACGACGCCGTG from Deinococcus multiflagellatus includes the following:
- a CDS encoding type II toxin-antitoxin system prevent-host-death family antitoxin; the protein is MPTPKTPHAVKTRDLRAALADVLQRVERGERVLIERYTDPVAALVPLADYQALLRLDAHPITKEQYMAHRIVVSNISGGEGKTSITRELALTLADQGFKVALIDSDPQGSLTKNLGFHDPVDGLERAELPGYQREHTILSAFENDDQPRLGPPLQIFGVDVWVSNDALYEADQKIGADLTKMGNLREAVDDIAPLYDFILIDTKPGITPLLNAAVSAADHLIVPISGDKGFENLDKIVKLVKGARPYAPGLGIRMFIPNRVRSTTNVYKDMLAMMQEYAAVAPVSSPIRDSVLMMDAQRARKPLVKHKPTADITDDVRRVARDLLRELGVATTAEPVTP